A section of the Pochonia chlamydosporia 170 chromosome 2, whole genome shotgun sequence genome encodes:
- a CDS encoding aminopeptidase (similar to Neosartorya fischeri NRRL 181 XP_001265574.1), giving the protein MPRLSSLVLVAAAVSALHLPQIPLLEPQISLGEDDPRPWVTTDALQGSISTEKLWKRAEKLYDLAKESVHEYGHPTRVIGSKGHLATLEYIKSELASLDGYYNVTEQEFGAFSGSVSEFRLVIGDVVPKTTTAFSLTPPTKDKEPAFADIILVHGTGCKKSDYPDKVDGSIALIKRGDCPFGEKSKLAGKSGAVAAVIYNTDDEELHGTMGTPSPHHVATFGLGGKEGADYADQLSRGRLITGSAYMDATVQTIKTKNIVAQTTHGDANNCVMLGGHSDSVEEGPGVNDDGSGSISVLEVAVQLAKYRVVNCARFAWWSAEEEGLLGSDHYVASLSEAEKLKIRLFMDYDMMASPNFAYQIYNATDAENPAGSEALRDLYVDWYTKKGLNYTFIPFDGRSDYDGFIRGGIPGGGIATGAEGVKTKDEAEAFGGIAGEWYDKNYHQIGDDLTNVNMTAWEVNTKLIAHSVATYAASFRGFPKRTKQVAAEAVKPTWKYHGDKLFM; this is encoded by the exons ATGCCCCGACTCTCATCTCTCGTACTCGTGGCAGCTGCCGTCTCGGCGCTGCATCTCCCTCAAATTCCGCTATTGGAGCCTCAGATAAGCCTCGGTGAAGACGATCCTCGACCTTGGGTTACTACGGATGCGCTGCAGGGGAGTATTTCCACTGAAAAGCTGTGGAAGCGTGCGGAGAAGTTGTATGATCTTGCAAAGGAGTCTGTACACGAGTATGGACATCCGACTCGCGTAATTGGCAGTAAGG GGCACCTTGCTACGCTGGAGTATATCAAGAGCGAGTTGGCTTCTCTGGATGGATACTATAATGTTACAGAACAAGAATTCGGCGCATTTTCCGGCAGCGTTTCGGAGTTTCGTCTTGTCATTGGCGATGTGGTGCCTAAGACAACGACTGCCTTTTC ACTCACGCCGCCTACCAAGGATAAGGAACCTGCGTTTGCCGACATCATTCTTGTTCATGGCACTGGGTGCAAGAAGTCTGACTACCCGGACAAGGTGGATGGCAGTATTGCTCTGATCAAGAGAGGGGATTGCCCCTTTGGAGAAAAGTCCAAACTGGCTGGAAAGTCCGGCGCCGTTGCCGCTGTCATCTACAAcactgatgatgaggaatTGCATG GCACCATGGGCACTCCCTCTCCTCATCACGTTGCGACTTTTGGACTCGGCGGCAAGGAAGGAGCCGACTATGCGGACCAGCTATCCCGCGGCAGACTGATTACTGGATCTGCATACATGGACGCCACAGTCCAAAccatcaagaccaagaacaTTGTTGCACAGACAACTCACGGCGACGCAAATAACTGTGTTATGCTCGGCGGTCACAGCGATTCTGTCGAGGAAGGGCCGGGTGTGAACGACGATGGATCTGGATCGATCTCTGTTCTCGAAGTTGCAGTTCAACTCGCCAAATACCGTGTCGTAAACTGCGCCCGATTTGCGTGGTGGTccgccgaagaagaaggactCCTCGGCTCCGACCACTACGTCGCTTCCCTGTCCGAGGCGGAGAAGCTCAAGATCAGACTGTTTATGGACTACGACATGATGGCTAGCCCGAATTTCGCGTACCAGATCTACAATGCGACCGACGCGGAGAACCCAGCCGGTTCCGAGGCCCTGCGGGATCTGTACGTCGACTGGTATACGAAGAAGGGTCTAAACTACACCTTTATCCCGTTCGATGGACGAAGCGACTATGACGGGTTCATCAGAGGCGGTATCCCGGGTGGTGGTATCGCCACTGGTGCAGAGGGcgtcaagaccaaagacgAGGCTGAGGCTTTTGGGGGCATTGCCGGCGAATGGTACGATAAGAATTACCACCAGATTGGCGATGACCTGACCAACGTGAACATGACGGCTTGGGAGGTGAACACAAAG TTGATTGCGCACTCGGTTGCCACGTATGCCGCTTCGTTCAGGGGCTTCCCGAAGCGAACGAAGCAGGTTGCCgctgaggctgtgaagcCCACATGGAAGTATCATGGtgacaagctcttcatgTAG
- a CDS encoding AAA domain-containing protein, protein MAAYVWINGFPAVGKLTVARALQAMLPNSDLIDNHSLIDVVQLPRDHPEYNRQREQVRDEAFNRFVYPETDEQSACGNKQEQMRRIVIFTGMTNLTPLKVAVISCI, encoded by the coding sequence ATGGCAGCCTACGTGTGGATCAACGGTTTCCCAGCCGTCGGAAAGCTCACCGTCGCCAGGGCCCTCCAAGCAATGCTACCCAACAGCGACTTGATTGACAACCATTCGCTCATCGACGTCGTCCAACTTCCGCGAGACCACCCCGAATACAACCGCCAGCGAGAACAGGTCCGCGACGAGGCGTTCAATCGGTTCGTCTACCCTGAGACAGACGAGCAGAGCGCATGCGGGAACAAACAAGAACAGATGAGGCGCATTGTCATATTCACAGGCATGACCAATTTGACACCCCTCAAGGTCGCAGTTATCTCTTGTATCTAA
- a CDS encoding CFEM domain-containing protein, with protein sequence MKNSLVLSFIALSSYAIATDDPCLSLTSKFPKCPFSCVSKAAASVGCTNTADLSCQCNPKSSSAIQSLAAGCALAACNPTDLPPAIDAGSSLCACVASHPATTTNAPSTSPTGSTSKPGGSTTSGPAPSTTPTGTGTGTTTGPTVTTGPTCVPSSPCDAVKSKVPACASSCIGSAAGKVGCDQQNLSCQCASSSAIQQAAFNCVSSACGLQTGAAVLQSVAAVCSCVSANPTKPCSGGTQPTTKPSGTESSGPGSSSGPVTSAPACSSVKQPDCGAVASTAIPSCAQQCFTSAAPGVNCQVTDFKCQCQPDAQKKLSTLLLPCVQKNCPPASLPGIIGGASSVCACATAPPGSGVCTTSGGGSAPTSGGQQPTNGTSGGNTSGGQQPTGGSSGSPPPTSSSPVVGGAGILEVSFAGVAGVVVLAAFVL encoded by the exons ATGAAGAACTCCCTCGTTTTGAGCTTCATAGCTCTCTCGTCTTATGCTATTGCCACGGATGATCCCTGCCTTTCTTTGACCAGCAAATTCCCCAAATGCCCGTTCTCGTGCGTTTCAAAGGCCGCTGCCTCAGTCGGGTGTACCAACACCGCTGACTtgagct GCCAGTGTAATCCAAAGTCGTCTAGTGCCATCCAGTcccttgctgctggctgtgcGCTTGCAGCCTGTAATCCAACCGACCTCCCCCCTGCTATCGATGCGGGAAGTTCCCTCTGTGCTTGCGTAGCATCTCATCCTGCTACCACCACAAATGCTCCATCTACATCCCCAACAGGAAGTACGTCCAAGCCAGGCGGCTCTACTACATCTGGGCCAGCACCCTCGACAACTCCCACTGGCACGGGCACGGGTACCACCACCGGTCCAACCGTGACCACTGGTCCTACCTGTGTTCCCTCGTCCCCTTGTGATGCCGTCAAGAGCAAGGTACCCGCCTGTGCGTCGAGTTGTATCGGTTCCGCAGCAGGAAAAGTCGGATGTGACCAGCAAAACCTATCATGCCAATGCGCCTCATCGTCCGCCATCCAGCAAGCTGCATTCAACTGCGTCAGTTCCGCCTGCGGACTACAGACCGGCGCCGCGGTTCTTCAGTCCGTAGCAGCAGTCTGCTCCTGCGTTTCTGCAAATCCTACAAAGCCATGCTCCGGGGGAACTCAACCCACAACCAAACCGTCAGGGACCGAATCGTCCGGTCCCGGCTCAAGTTCCGGCCCCGTCACATCCGCACCGGCATGCTCATCCGTcaaacaaccagactgcGGAGCCGTtgcttcaacagccattcCTTCATGTGCCCAGCAGTGCTTCACGTCCGCTGCACCAGGTGTAAACTGTCAAGTGACGGACTTCAAGTGTCAGTGCCAGCCTGACGCGCAGAAGAAGCTCTCAACCCTGTTGCTTCCCTGCGTACAAAAGAACTGTCCGCCCGCCTCGCTGCCGGGTATTATTGGTGGTGCGAGCTCTGTCTGCGCCTGTGCAACCGCACCTCCTGGTTCTGGGGTTTGCACAACTTCGGGTGGAGGCTCTGCTCCGACGTCTGGAGGACAGCAGCCTACGAATGGTACTTCCGGTGGGAATACGTCTGGTGGTCAGCAACCTACCGGCGGATCGAGTGGTAGTCCGCCGCCAACTAGTTCGTCgcctgttgttggtggtgcggGAATACTTGAGGTTTCGTTTGCGGGTGTTGCTGGAGTGGTTGTACTGGCGGCTTTTGTGCTGTAA
- a CDS encoding BTB/POZ-like protein (similar to Metarhizium robertsii ARSEF 23 XP_007823306.1), which produces MPPSMDQTEAEAAPEDVTSTHQGGDVEMTEENEVTRGPEVEETAANDNEPPARTSFMSYLSSPVVTLVIGHDENQSLLTAHQALLCKSPYFAELCQSFVDDGSPRQLELDEDTFAVGSFLEFLYTGEYFPKKIPGQRVLEVDPDMPKVDDTGVHLLKHARVYTLAEKFGVPELKKLSSSKIHCIDSTAKGEIEYARYVYAHTTNDDSKVRAPIASFWATRSHTLRAEAEDEFKALCLEYPQFGYDVLTRVLDDKLKRERTDKMHPSTTSGRKRARHSSSAAGSVA; this is translated from the exons aTGCCTCCGTCAATGGATCAAACcgaggcggaggcggcgccCGAGGACGTCACATCCACCCACCAGGGCGGCGATGTCGAAATGACGGAAGAGAACGAAGTCACCAGAGGTCCAGAAGTTGAAGAAACTGCCGCCAACGATAATGAACCGCCCGCCAGAACCTCCTTCATGTCCTATCTGTCGTCGCCAGTCGTCACACTAGTCATTGGCCACGACGAAAACCAGAGTTTGCTCACCGCGCATCAAGCACTGCTCTGTAAGAGCCCGTACTTCGCAGAGCTGTGCCAATCCTTCGTTGACGACGGCAGC CCGCGACAACTAGAACTTGACGAGGACACATTTGCTGTCGGTTCATTCCTCGAATTCCTCTACACAGGCGAATATTTCCCCAAGAAGATCCCCGGACAGCGAGTTCTCGAAGTGGATCCCGACATGCCCAAGGTAGATGACACAGGTGTACATCTCCTCAAGCATGCGCGCGTGTATACATTGGCCGAGAAATTTGGCGTACcggagctgaagaagctgtcGTCGAGTAAGATCCACTGCATCGATTCGACGGCCAAGGGCGAGATCGAATACGCACGATACGTCTATGCGCATACTACCAACGACGATTCCAAGGTTCGCGCACCGATTGCGAGCTTTTGGGCGACGAGATCGCACACTTTGCGGGCCGAGGcggaggacgagttcaaGGCTTTGTGCTTGGAGTATCCTCAATTTGGTTACGACGTTTTGA CCCGCGTCCTGgacgacaagctcaagcgCGAACGGACGGACAAGATGCACCCTTCTACAACGAGTGGCCGCAAGCGTGCAAGACACAGCAGCAGTGCGGCGGGATCTGTCGCTTAA